A window from Desulforegula conservatrix Mb1Pa encodes these proteins:
- a CDS encoding metallophosphoesterase, producing MKIAIMSDTHDHIANLRFAFAEIRKHGAEAIIHCGDFVSPFMVEEIASLGLPVFGVFGNNDGDRVKLVKNASECGVPFIFHSDVARFKLDICRIAATHFMETAEDLAASGLYDLVCFGHTHRFYEKKIGTCLLLNPGEMMGKKEEISFCIFDTASGESIRIPLPTPHVYDKERSWA from the coding sequence ATGAAAATTGCCATCATGAGCGACACCCATGACCACATAGCAAATCTGAGATTTGCATTTGCTGAAATCAGAAAACACGGCGCAGAGGCCATAATCCACTGCGGCGATTTTGTCTCTCCTTTCATGGTGGAAGAGATTGCCTCTCTCGGGCTGCCGGTCTTCGGCGTATTCGGAAACAACGACGGAGACAGGGTTAAACTTGTAAAAAATGCTTCGGAATGCGGTGTTCCTTTTATTTTTCATTCAGATGTCGCAAGATTTAAACTTGATATATGCAGGATTGCCGCCACCCATTTCATGGAAACAGCAGAAGATCTTGCGGCATCAGGGCTGTATGATCTTGTCTGTTTTGGCCATACACACAGGTTTTATGAAAAAAAGATCGGAACCTGTCTTCTTCTAAATCCCGGCGAGATGATGGGCAAAAAAGAAGAAATCAGCTTTTGCATATTCGACACAGCTTCCGGAGAATCCATTCGTATCCCCCTTCCCACGCCCCATGTATATGACAAAGAGCGTTCCTGGGCATAA